The following coding sequences are from one Triticum aestivum cultivar Chinese Spring chromosome 5A, IWGSC CS RefSeq v2.1, whole genome shotgun sequence window:
- the LOC123102493 gene encoding uncharacterized protein, with the protein MANHEAAEAASIRNEAREVLSLYSDGEHEAALARAVVLAAVHPGSAVALNLAGLIHRHAALVARNDTGAHGDDEDGDENASALEKYHRHAALDAFSAAARLAPNCVVTNADHAVALVHCRRFEDAQKEFLRMLDTVANNDQADPALYSVVYDMSGDSSMKGRKRDAVKSASIAMERFAEKINHRILPLEAAKLLDASNLGGPAADEARERAKLLAETYPYSPRAQLLRAYIDLAPVRALDPAMDKKQLLRRALTTVSQAAQNFDRSLMVALFHAKLLFVLDNFDAAERECRRALRIETPNDPNWDDISPMAAPGADSDARVSYVKKQLRVLLKQIIVVAALYWSSMNNAPQGQHVVSVTVDTLHAHYDGIDKSAAKTISDATRFLKNQESWSFWICLNSRCDGKKFPDTSSLWQHTCSKHRDELWGKLQSLIDPEYWENTSQDDHSLVGIALSRQSDTFLLPRVQDMFECLLLSPSVGIQAEPFAEMRQRKCREGSEILGSIREKLRMLPKDTLSTEFQECCSGIEKLWLKFLEVTVVDYREIILPLARSYQWIELKKRIPFYLNHPGSRRIGFADANIDIICGTSGQSVKEMTSTSSSQQSLTVSNKNNADKELSILSVIIQSLCNLRHFRDKLLMGPLVWIPSVENPCIAQQFYEILSSWEKNDHHLTDVVLTCMKTLLCRVVDYSTFYEKVGKTFASEIVATILIELHMSETCSRFRENKGTKRHVVNSVTCGDCICPTHYLFGIKFDAQISCRCGKSSGEYLYTTLFHKLDVGSPQTAKIKSFAELPVLLDEQFREDNKCDHCGSLQNIDLFLSNTPHFFTIVLNWLGGSESQDALSEVLAGITSPLDTEFFCRSAHSAAMYAVTSMICYADDRYVCFARDEDKWVIYGFETVEREDSWEHLLERFKDCKLQPEVLFFEVIK; encoded by the exons ATGGCGAACCACGAGGCCGCGGAGGCCGCCTCCATTCGCAACGAGGCCCGGGAGGTTCTAAGCCTCTACTCCGACGGTGAGCACGAGGCTGCGCTGGCCCGCGCCGTAGTGCTCGCCGCCGTGCACCCGGGCTCCGCGGTCGCTCTCAACCTCGCCGGATTGATCCACCGCCACGCCGCCCTCGTGGCGCGGAACGACACGGGCGCCCACGGCGACGACGAAGACGGCGACGAGAACGCGTCCGCGCTGGAGAAGTACCACCGCCACGCCGCCCTCGACGCCTTCTCCGCCGCTGCGCGTCTCGCCCCCAACTGCGTCGTCACCAACGCCGACCACGCCGTGGCGCTCGTCCACTGCCGTCGCTTCGAGGACGCGCAGAAGGAGTTTCTCCGCATGCTCGACACGGTCGCGAACAACGACCAAGCCGACCCGGCGCTGTACAGCGTGGTGTACGACATGAGCGGGGACTCGAGCATGAAGGGGAGAAAGCGCGACGCCGTGAAGAGCGCCAGCATCGCCATGGAGCGCTTCGCGGAAAAAATCAACCACAGGATTCTGCCATTGGAGGCCGCCAAGTTGCTGGACGCCAGCAATCTCGGCGGGCCTGCCGCCGATGAAGCGCGAGAGCGTGCAAAGCTTCTCGCCGAGACCTACCCCTACTCGCCGCGCGCCCAGCTACTCCGCGCGTACATCGACTTGGCACCAGTCCGTGCCCTCGATCCGGCAATGGACAAGAAGCAGCTTCTGCGCCGCGCGCTCACCACCGTGTCTCAAGCGGCACAAAACTTCGACCGCTCGCTCATGGTTGCCTTGTTCCACGCCAAGCTCTTGTTCGTCCTGGATAACTTTGATGCTGCGGAGCGAGAGTGCCGCCGGGCACTTCGCATCGAGACGCCGAATGACCCCAATTGGGATGACATATCTCCCATGGCTGCTCCTGGGGCAGATTCTGATGCCAGAGTATCTTATGTCAAGAAGCAGCTCCGTGTCTTGCTCAAGCAGATCATAGTTGTGGCTGCACTATACTGGTCCTCTATGAACAATGCACCGCAGGGCCAACATGTCGTATCAGTGACGGTTGACACGCTGCATGCGCACTATGATGGAATCGACAAGTCGGCAGCAAAGACCATATCTGATGCAACACGCTTTCTCAAGAATCAGGAGTCATGGAGtttctggatttgcctcaattcccgTTGTGATGGGAAGAAGTTTCCGGACACTAGTTCGCTCTGGCAACACACGTGCAGCAAGCACCGAGATGAGCTCTGGGGGAAGCTGCAGTCACTTATAGATCCAGAATATTGGGAAAATACATCACAGGATGATCACTCGTTGGTTGGGATAGCTCTCAGCCGCCAGTCTGACACCTTCCTTTTACCAAGGGTGCAGGATATGTTTGAATGCTTGCTGCTTTCACCATCTGTTGGAATACAGGCAGAGCCCTTCGCTGAAATGCGACAAAGGAAATGCAGAGAAGGATCTGAGATCCTTGGGAGCATCAGGGAGAAGCTGAGGATGTTGCCTAAAGATACACTTAGCACTGAG TTTCAGGAGTGCTGTTCTGGAATAGAGAAATTGTGGCTAAAGTTTCTTGAAGTTACTGTTGTGGACTATCGTGAAATCATTCTTCCCCTTGCGAGATCATACCAATGG ATAGAATTGAAGAAACGGATTCCTTTTTATCTAAATCATCCTGGTAGTAGGCGTATTGGATTTGCTGATGCCAATATTGATATTATATGTG GAACTTCTGGCCAATCTGTCAAGGAAATGACAAGCACCTCCAGTTCTCAACAAAGCCTTACTGTTTCCAACAAGAACAATGCTGATAAAGAATTGTCTATCTTGAGTGTAATCATACAG TCATTGTGCAATCTGAGGCATTTCAGAGATAAACTTCTGATGGGTCCACTTGTATGGATACCGTCAGTTGAAAATCCCTGCATTGCACAGCAATTTTATGAAATCTTGTCTTCTTGGGAGAAAAACGACCACCACTTAACCGATGTTGTACTGACTTGCATGAAGACTCTTCTCTGCAGAGTTGTTGATTACAGCACTTTTTATGAAAAG GTTGGGAAAACGTTTGCTTCTGAGATTGTGGCCACAATTCTCATTGAATTGCATATGTCAGAAACTTGTTCGCGTTTTAGAGAAAACAAGGGGACCAAGAGACATGTAGTGAACTCAGTCACGTGCGGAGATTGCATATGCCCAACACATTATCTTTTTGGGATCAAATTCGATGCTCAAATCAGCTGTAGGTGTGGGAAGTCTTCCGGTGAATACCTGTATACCACACTTTTCCATAAACTTGATGTCGGTTCACCTCAAACAGCAAAG ATCAAGTCCTTTGCAGAGCTTCCGGTTCTATTGGATGAACAGTTTCGCGAGGACAACAAATGCGACCATTGTGGAAGTCTGCAGAATATTGATCTCTTTCTTTCAAACACACCACACTTCTTTACAATAG TTTTGAACTGGCTGGGTGGCAGTGAAAGCCAGGACGCACTATCTGAAGTTCTGGCTGGCATCACGTCTCCCCTTGACACTGAGTTCTTTTGCAGAAGTGCTCATTCTGCAGCTATGTATGCTGTCACCTCCATG ATCTGCTATGCTGATGACCGCTACGTCTGCTTTGCTCGAGACGAGGACAAGTGGGTCATATATGGCTTCGAGACTGTCGAG AGAGAAGATAGTTGGGAGCATTTGCTAGAACGTTTCAAGGACTGCAAGCTCCAGCCTGAAGTTCTATTTTTCGAGGTCATCAAGTAG